In Leptospira sp. WS58.C1, a single genomic region encodes these proteins:
- a CDS encoding TfoX/Sxy family protein has protein sequence MSSFLTHVQDRLKVCGPLSYKNMFGGFGIYSGSQIFAMVIKDRLYFRVGESNQAEYESSGMTPFTYTGKDGKMVRVSYWEVPEEVLEDDEDLIFWFRKSLAEANKASSLKKRTIPKKKSIPKKKATKSKVSSSKRSITKKKAARKKSVKRLVKKTSVKRKVAAKKKKVRSR, from the coding sequence ATGAGTTCTTTCCTTACACATGTCCAAGATAGATTAAAAGTCTGCGGTCCCTTATCTTATAAAAATATGTTCGGAGGTTTCGGGATCTATTCCGGATCACAGATCTTTGCGATGGTCATTAAGGATCGATTGTATTTCAGAGTGGGAGAATCCAACCAAGCTGAGTACGAATCTTCGGGAATGACCCCATTCACTTACACGGGTAAAGACGGAAAAATGGTCCGCGTTTCCTATTGGGAGGTTCCGGAAGAAGTTTTAGAAGACGACGAAGATCTGATTTTCTGGTTCAGAAAATCTTTGGCGGAAGCAAATAAAGCTTCTTCTTTAAAAAAGAGAACAATTCCCAAAAAGAAAAGTATTCCAAAGAAGAAGGCGACAAAATCGAAAGTCTCCTCCTCCAAGAGATCGATTACAAAGAAAAAAGCGGCTCGCAAAAAGTCAGTCAAACGTCTTGTTAAGAAGACTTCAGTTAAACGTAAAGTTGCGGCAAAAAAGAAGAAGGTCCGCTCCCGCTAA
- a CDS encoding efflux RND transporter permease subunit, whose product MLARLLNTSLNNPFLSVGLVSFLLIFSFYTLNEVPIDAVPDITNVQVIVTTDTGSLDPEQVEKVITFPLETELLGLPNLIDVRSVSKFGLSNISLIFKETTDIYQARAMVAERISSAKEKLPPGVTPTIVPNTTGLGEIFFYSVEAVPNSELDRLPEEKKLLFLRTVQDYVVRPQIKAMVPGIVEVDSNGGYEKEIHIDLDPNRMKRWGLSIDQIIRDIATIGESFGGGFIENSGKISIVRAYGLKKNLNEISAISVRRTLTGGSVRVSDIADVNEHGTPRLGGASSNGKEIVLGTALMLKGENSYKVNEDLHKAVSNLSLPENVKVRILLERSFLIQSTIKTVLKNLGEGAILVILTLFLILFNLRASLIVAFIIPGSMLLASVCMRFFGISANLMSLGAIDFGLLVDASIVITENVLSKFETGKFSNKEEKRKMILDSSLEVLKPVSFGILVIMLVYVPILTLDGIPGRMFRPMAETVLLALGFSLFLAVFLLPPLLYFFLSPKNLGTHSRKKDSKIVNWYAEKLPKILDQPRKIILYSLIFFAATLLMYFRMGTVFLPKLTEGDLMLVIVRNGNTGLEESLREQKELELFLGKMPEVESVFSRIGTSSVANDPMGPFNADTFIILKKDILPDLLEKRTWEKFLDKIEASVKEKFPESELTLSQPLEARFNELLEGSRADISVRILGKDLNVLLRLQEELKNTLEKIPGAVEVELDPIMALRKSNVIDVIPDSTKLKYYNISLPLFNSVLESSMSGFELGGFYEEEVRFPIKIRLSEEFRNRESEIGDITVGTEDGGTVPIRLLASIQKKEKVMTISRNRSRRFVAVSVNLRGRDLEGFYKEAVTQVSKLQIPNGYSIFWGGQIENLSHAKEKLSVIIPATLFMIFTVLYLGLRSIKQALLVFFCVPFALTGGIWFLFLRGMDLSVSAFVGCIALSGIAVLNGLVKLYTIDRIREESKLGVKEAVLEGAVSRIRPVVMTALVASFGFIPMAFGTGLGAEVQKPLATVVIGGIFSSTILTLVLLPAFYYWLEKD is encoded by the coding sequence ATGCTAGCCAGACTTTTGAATACCAGCCTAAATAACCCATTCTTATCAGTAGGACTGGTTTCGTTTTTATTAATATTCTCCTTCTATACATTAAACGAAGTGCCGATAGACGCAGTGCCGGATATCACAAATGTGCAAGTGATCGTCACTACGGATACCGGCTCCTTGGATCCGGAACAAGTGGAGAAGGTGATCACTTTTCCCCTAGAAACGGAACTTTTAGGGCTACCGAATCTGATCGACGTTCGGTCCGTATCTAAATTCGGTTTATCTAATATATCTCTGATCTTTAAGGAAACTACGGATATTTATCAAGCAAGAGCAATGGTAGCGGAAAGGATATCCAGCGCTAAGGAAAAACTTCCTCCCGGTGTAACCCCCACAATCGTTCCGAATACTACAGGGCTTGGAGAAATATTTTTTTACTCGGTAGAAGCGGTTCCGAACTCCGAACTAGACAGACTTCCCGAAGAGAAAAAACTTTTATTTTTAAGGACGGTCCAGGATTACGTGGTTCGCCCCCAGATCAAAGCGATGGTTCCCGGGATCGTGGAAGTGGATTCCAACGGTGGTTACGAAAAAGAGATCCATATAGATCTAGATCCGAACCGTATGAAACGTTGGGGACTTTCTATCGATCAGATCATACGAGACATTGCCACCATTGGAGAAAGTTTCGGCGGTGGATTTATAGAGAACTCAGGAAAGATCTCCATCGTAAGAGCTTACGGTCTTAAAAAAAATCTAAATGAAATTTCCGCCATTTCAGTCAGAAGGACTCTGACAGGCGGATCCGTAAGAGTCTCGGATATAGCTGATGTAAACGAACACGGCACACCGAGATTGGGAGGGGCAAGTTCCAACGGAAAAGAGATCGTACTCGGTACAGCCTTAATGCTAAAAGGAGAAAACAGTTATAAAGTAAACGAAGATCTCCATAAGGCAGTCTCAAATCTCAGCCTGCCGGAAAATGTGAAAGTGAGGATCCTATTGGAAAGATCCTTCTTAATCCAGTCCACCATCAAAACGGTCCTAAAAAACCTGGGAGAAGGTGCGATCTTAGTAATACTTACACTTTTTCTAATATTATTCAACTTGAGAGCGTCCTTGATCGTAGCATTCATCATTCCGGGTTCTATGTTACTCGCTTCCGTTTGTATGAGATTTTTCGGGATCTCTGCCAACCTAATGAGCCTGGGAGCGATCGATTTTGGACTTTTGGTGGATGCGTCCATAGTAATTACGGAGAATGTTCTCTCCAAATTTGAGACCGGAAAATTCTCAAACAAAGAAGAAAAGAGAAAGATGATCTTAGATTCTTCTTTGGAAGTACTAAAGCCCGTATCTTTCGGGATCTTGGTGATCATGTTGGTCTATGTCCCGATCCTAACCTTGGATGGGATCCCCGGAAGAATGTTCCGGCCTATGGCGGAGACAGTCCTTCTCGCTTTAGGTTTTAGTTTATTCTTAGCAGTTTTCCTTCTTCCTCCTCTATTATACTTCTTCCTATCGCCCAAAAATTTAGGAACGCATAGTCGGAAAAAAGACAGCAAGATAGTAAATTGGTATGCGGAAAAATTACCGAAGATCTTAGACCAACCTCGTAAGATCATTCTATATTCCCTAATTTTTTTCGCTGCGACACTTCTGATGTATTTCAGAATGGGAACAGTATTCCTTCCTAAATTAACGGAAGGTGATCTGATGTTGGTCATAGTCAGAAATGGGAACACGGGATTGGAAGAAAGTTTACGAGAGCAAAAAGAACTAGAACTTTTCCTAGGGAAAATGCCGGAAGTCGAAAGTGTATTTTCTAGGATCGGAACTAGTTCGGTCGCGAACGATCCGATGGGACCATTTAATGCGGATACATTCATCATTCTAAAAAAGGATATACTACCGGATCTTTTAGAAAAAAGAACTTGGGAAAAATTTTTGGATAAGATCGAAGCATCGGTAAAAGAAAAATTCCCGGAATCGGAACTGACGTTAAGCCAACCGTTAGAAGCCAGATTTAACGAATTATTGGAAGGAAGCAGAGCTGATATAAGTGTTAGGATCTTAGGAAAGGATCTGAACGTTTTACTCAGACTCCAAGAAGAATTGAAAAATACCCTAGAAAAGATCCCCGGTGCGGTGGAAGTCGAGTTAGATCCGATCATGGCATTAAGAAAATCGAACGTAATCGATGTAATCCCGGATAGCACAAAACTAAAATATTATAATATCTCCTTACCTTTATTTAACTCAGTGTTGGAAAGTTCCATGAGCGGATTCGAGTTAGGCGGATTTTACGAGGAAGAAGTCAGATTCCCCATTAAGATCCGGCTCTCGGAAGAATTTCGGAACAGAGAATCTGAAATAGGAGATATCACCGTCGGAACGGAAGACGGAGGAACTGTGCCGATCCGACTATTGGCTTCCATCCAAAAAAAAGAGAAGGTCATGACCATTTCCAGGAATAGATCCAGAAGATTCGTGGCTGTTTCCGTAAACTTAAGAGGTAGGGACTTGGAAGGATTTTATAAGGAAGCGGTCACTCAGGTCTCAAAATTACAGATCCCTAATGGATATTCCATTTTCTGGGGAGGGCAGATAGAAAATCTTTCCCATGCAAAAGAAAAATTATCGGTAATCATTCCTGCCACATTATTCATGATCTTCACCGTTCTTTACTTGGGGCTCAGATCGATCAAGCAGGCACTGCTGGTGTTTTTCTGCGTTCCTTTTGCCTTGACCGGAGGGATCTGGTTCCTATTTCTACGGGGTATGGACTTAAGCGTATCCGCATTCGTAGGGTGTATCGCTCTTTCCGGAATTGCAGTCTTAAATGGACTCGTAAAATTATACACGATCGATCGGATCCGAGAAGAAAGTAAACTCGGAGTAAAAGAAGCGGTACTAGAAGGTGCAGTCAGTCGGATACGCCCGGTAGTCATGACTGCGTTAGTCGCTTCTTTCGGTTTTATTCCAATGGCGTTCGGAACAGGGTTAGGGGCGGAAGTCCAGAAACCTCTGGCCACAGTTGTGATAGGAGGGATTTTTTCTTCCACGATCCTAACCCTGGTATTATTACCCGCATTCTACTATTGGTTGGAAAAGGATTAA
- a CDS encoding TolC family protein: protein MMTIAEKNSPLLTAIHSDLESLFYKRKQEGRTQNPSVYLDYGQRKAADESGAEYAVQIEQPIYFPGRKELKQLLVDNDSKIKEIQQIEAYNSIRLSSIKFAYRYLVAADKKNHVKERLKRLSLIESYIKARPFFTPQAKTDLFIIETKILALRKHFNDLELGAAKDYESLNLYLRQESVPNLKIPYFRSGVKFDRKELEKKAVSQNPSILAARGELDKARTELRLANLEKYPDYSITSQIGEDKSGVANRFYDFGLKFRIPVWDQFQNKVASAETNMRSKQDRLIYQENLIQTSFNQSFLDYEQSKINLRLYDLAQLDRIDRDLNFADMEFKRGRIQLISYLELENQLHETHHAVLDAQISHLESLLNLLYITNEKDILGVMGNASQTFEYQPK from the coding sequence ATTATGACAATCGCGGAGAAAAATTCTCCTTTGCTCACCGCGATCCATTCCGATTTAGAAAGCCTTTTTTATAAAAGGAAACAGGAAGGTAGGACACAAAACCCTTCCGTGTATCTCGACTACGGTCAGAGAAAGGCAGCAGACGAATCCGGTGCGGAATATGCCGTACAAATCGAGCAGCCTATTTATTTTCCAGGGAGGAAAGAGCTCAAACAACTTTTGGTGGATAATGATTCCAAGATCAAAGAGATCCAACAAATAGAAGCCTATAATTCCATCCGACTCAGCTCGATCAAATTCGCCTATCGTTACTTAGTGGCAGCGGATAAGAAAAATCACGTAAAAGAAAGACTTAAGAGACTTTCCTTGATAGAAAGTTATATCAAAGCGAGGCCCTTCTTCACTCCTCAGGCAAAAACGGACCTATTCATCATAGAAACCAAAATCCTAGCTCTGCGGAAACATTTTAACGATCTTGAATTGGGAGCCGCAAAAGATTACGAATCCTTAAACTTGTATTTAAGACAAGAATCCGTACCGAACCTGAAAATCCCATATTTTCGATCCGGAGTAAAATTCGATCGAAAGGAACTGGAAAAGAAGGCGGTTTCTCAAAATCCGTCTATTCTTGCCGCAAGAGGAGAATTGGATAAGGCCAGAACGGAACTCAGATTAGCAAACTTGGAAAAATATCCGGATTATTCCATAACCAGCCAGATCGGAGAGGATAAATCCGGTGTTGCCAACCGATTTTACGATTTCGGATTGAAATTCAGGATCCCTGTTTGGGACCAATTTCAAAATAAAGTGGCATCTGCCGAGACCAACATGAGGTCAAAGCAGGATCGACTAATATATCAGGAAAACTTAATACAAACTTCCTTTAATCAATCGTTTTTGGACTATGAACAATCCAAGATCAACTTGAGACTTTATGATCTGGCCCAATTGGATCGTATCGACCGTGATCTGAACTTCGCGGATATGGAGTTCAAAAGAGGAAGAATTCAACTTATCAGCTACTTGGAACTAGAAAACCAGTTACACGAAACACATCATGCGGTTCTGGACGCTCAAATTTCCCATTTAGAAAGCCTTCTCAACCTGCTTTATATCACGAACGAAAAAGACATTTTAGGAGTAATGGGCAATGCTAGCCAGACTTTTGAATACCAGCCTAAATAA